A region from the Halomonas piscis genome encodes:
- the smrA gene encoding DNA endonuclease SmrA produces the protein MNQSQRDQTKFAALVGDVAPLKRDNRADPGKVPPVSADAGQARRAAAEEHIGERNFLSDDFVDLLPPADPMAFRRDGIQRGVADKLKHGGYPVQAQLHLLRLPLGECRQRLFAFMEDACRNDLRSVLIVHGRGREIDSPANVLRSYLAKWLTQFDQVQAYVSAQQASGGLGATWVMLRKSQRAKANNRERQQKRRG, from the coding sequence ATGAACCAGTCACAGCGTGACCAGACGAAGTTTGCGGCGTTGGTTGGCGACGTAGCCCCGCTCAAGCGCGATAATCGCGCCGATCCGGGTAAAGTTCCGCCGGTCTCGGCCGATGCCGGGCAGGCTCGCCGCGCCGCCGCCGAAGAACATATCGGCGAGCGTAATTTTCTCTCGGACGATTTTGTCGACCTGCTGCCGCCCGCCGACCCCATGGCGTTTCGCCGCGACGGTATCCAGCGGGGCGTGGCCGACAAACTCAAGCACGGCGGCTACCCGGTGCAGGCCCAGCTGCATCTGCTGCGCCTGCCGCTGGGCGAGTGCCGGCAGCGGCTCTTTGCCTTCATGGAAGACGCCTGTCGCAACGATCTGCGCTCGGTGCTGATTGTGCACGGCCGCGGGCGCGAAATCGACAGCCCGGCCAACGTGTTGCGCTCGTATTTGGCCAAGTGGCTGACCCAGTTTGACCAGGTACAGGCCTACGTCTCGGCCCAGCAGGCCAGCGGCGGGTTGGGAGCGACCTGGGTCATGCTGCGTAAAAGCCAGCGCGCCAAGGCCAATAACCGCGAGCGCCAGCAAAAACGCCGCGGCTAG
- a CDS encoding MATE family efflux transporter, which translates to MTLLPPRRRRVMRLALPVMLGMLSQSVLNLIDAAMVGSLGEVALAGVGVGGYAMFMMTALVFGLSSAVQSQTARRLGEDAAAPAGPLNGGLLLAILMAAPLSLAAWWLAPALIGLMTPAPEVQAAGVSYFRWRVAALLAVAMTLCLRGYWNGRQQTGMYLRIILCVHAFNVLASLGLIFGLAGLPAMGAEGAGAGTALSLCLGLCLWLGVSFRGARAHGFLACLPTPGRFLRLAALVWPHSLQQLCFAAGYAVLFWMLGRVGTQSVAVGHILINLSLLLVLPGVGVGVAAMSLVGDALGRDARGDAHRWGLDALGLAWLLLATLALPMLAFPRPILGLFLHDAALIELGALPLRLTGAMIVLDAAALVLAQALMGAGAQRTVMTLTLSMQWLVFLPAAWGVGVAGGYGLLGIWLAQLGYRVLNSLGFLWIWQRRRWAIPEAEPA; encoded by the coding sequence GTGACGCTGCTGCCCCCGCGCCGGCGCCGGGTCATGCGCCTGGCGCTTCCGGTCATGCTGGGCATGCTCTCCCAGAGCGTGCTCAACCTGATCGACGCGGCCATGGTGGGATCGCTCGGCGAGGTGGCGCTGGCCGGCGTCGGCGTCGGCGGCTATGCCATGTTCATGATGACGGCCCTGGTCTTCGGGCTTTCTTCGGCGGTGCAGTCGCAAACCGCCCGGCGGCTGGGCGAAGACGCCGCCGCCCCGGCCGGGCCGCTGAACGGCGGGCTGCTGCTGGCGATACTCATGGCCGCGCCGCTAAGCCTTGCGGCCTGGTGGCTGGCGCCTGCGCTGATCGGATTGATGACACCGGCGCCCGAGGTGCAGGCAGCGGGCGTGAGCTACTTTCGCTGGCGCGTCGCGGCGCTGCTGGCGGTAGCCATGACCCTGTGCCTGCGCGGCTACTGGAACGGCCGCCAGCAAACCGGCATGTACCTGCGCATTATTCTTTGCGTTCACGCCTTCAACGTACTGGCAAGTCTGGGGCTGATCTTTGGCCTGGCTGGCCTGCCGGCCATGGGCGCCGAAGGCGCCGGAGCGGGTACGGCGCTGTCGCTGTGTCTGGGGCTTTGTCTGTGGCTGGGCGTGAGTTTCAGGGGCGCGCGGGCGCACGGATTCCTCGCCTGCCTGCCGACGCCAGGTCGCTTTTTGCGCCTGGCGGCGCTGGTCTGGCCGCACTCGCTGCAGCAGCTGTGCTTTGCCGCCGGCTACGCCGTGCTGTTCTGGATGCTGGGCCGGGTCGGCACCCAGAGCGTGGCCGTGGGGCATATACTGATCAACCTTTCCCTGCTGCTGGTGCTGCCCGGCGTCGGCGTGGGCGTGGCCGCCATGAGCCTGGTAGGCGACGCCCTGGGCCGCGATGCCCGCGGCGATGCTCACCGCTGGGGGCTCGATGCCCTCGGGCTTGCCTGGCTGTTGCTCGCGACGCTGGCGCTGCCCATGCTGGCCTTTCCCCGGCCGATACTCGGGCTGTTTTTGCACGACGCCGCGCTGATCGAGCTGGGGGCGCTGCCGCTTCGCCTGACCGGAGCGATGATCGTGCTGGACGCCGCCGCCCTGGTGCTGGCCCAAGCGCTGATGGGCGCCGGCGCCCAGCGCACGGTGATGACGCTGACGCTTTCCATGCAGTGGCTGGTATTTTTGCCCGCGGCCTGGGGGGTCGGCGTTGCCGGCGGCTACGGGCTTTTGGGGATCTGGCTGGCCCAGCTGGGTTATCGGGTGCTCAACTCGCTGGGGTTTCTGTGGATATGGCAGCGCCGCCGCTGGGCGATACCGGAGGCTGAGCCTGCCTAG